ATTCCGGGGTGGTGATGTTTCCTAGACAGATGAGACATGTGTTGGTTCCCTCGGCCACTGACCGTGGCTTCTCCTCCACTCCTCCCTCTCCCTCACCCCAACCCCAACCTCTCTTTTTACTTGTCTCCCGGACAGTCCAACGCTTTtgcttcaaaattttccacagGCGctcttctattttaatttgaagaaattccTATTTTCACCTCTTCtctattacttttttttaccTGAAGAGGATTGAGtatattaaagaattttacTTTATACATTATACACGTTTTTATGTATAGTAATTGCGAGGAAATAGGATTTGACCCTCGtcaagtaaaatttaaatttaattagagtGATCAATCACgtaacaattattatattattattgggtaTAGTCTGATCAGACTTGATTCGAAAGTTTTTGgtctttgaaaattattttttggccTCCTTGTGCAATTAATCTCTTAATGCTTGGTCGGCTGCATTAGTCATCGACAATGGGCAACAACATATGAATTATTACAGTTCTTggaacaataaaatttgaaatatatagatatatttcaccaacttaatcaaattattggCAAAAGTAAGGAAATGTGTAACCAAACACGTAACAAGCAAATTAAGATTGGGACTAGACAAGgcaatatatatttctgaTTTCTGTATGGACTATCAGCATTTTATGAAAAAGCCCCAAAAGCTGGTGACCCTACTTTACTTTGATGCCAAACACCAACTTGCCTTTGCCTTCCTTTTCACTACGATTGTTTGGTGAGCTTTCTTCTTGTCTCacctttctttcctttttcttttttcctttttaaatttaatttaaattataacgagttttattgatttttgtcataattataattatttattatttatttaaaagactataaatattttatttgatttaacgatcatttaataaatacccACTCACAACAGCTTATTTTAGAGggtatttattaaatggattttaattttaaaataatatttaaataatgagtaaatatttgttaattatgataaatagtaAGAaacttattgtaattttttttttaattttaaatatttttaccccTATAATTACCACAAATTGTTTTCACCTTTTTACTGTTGTAACAGGTGACGAGTCTCCGATGTGGAGGTATGATTCTCTGCACGGCAATCAATCACTGTTTCTGTGATGGTATTGGCACATCACAATTTTTACATGCTTGGGCCCACATGACCAACCAGTCTGATTCGTCCGAGTTACCGATTCCACCATTCCACTCTCGCCACGTGTTGAAACCCCGTAGCCCACCACAAGTTACTTTTTCCCATCCAGGGTTTACGAAGATTGCCACTGATGAATTTAATTCACAAACAGGCCCCAACATTTCCAAGTATTTGCAGTCTCAGCCACTTGTGCCTGTATCCATTACATTTTCACCCTCCCAGGTTCTTCACTTGAAAAGGCAGTGTGTGCCTTCTTTGAAATGCACTACCTTTGAGGTTCTTGCTTCCCATACGTGGCGATGTTGGGTTAAATCGTTGGGATTGCCTCTATCGATTCCTGTGAAATTGTTGTTTTCGGTTAATATCAGAAATAAATTATCGAATAAGATGCCACAAGGGTATTATGGGAATGGATTTGTGCTGGCGTGCGTGGGGGCCAAGGTTAAGGAATTGGTCGCACCCAACTTGCACAACGGGGTGAAGTTAGTGCAACACGCAAAATCAACGATTACTCATGATTACATACAGTCCATGGTTGATTTATTAGAGGATAAAACGATCATAACCGACATCTCGACAAGTCTAGTCATATCGCAGTGGTCAAAGTTAGGGTTGGAGGAGCTGGATTTCGGAGAGGGGAAGCCTTTGCACATGGGTCCTCTAACCAGTGACATTTACTGCTTATTCCTGCCCATTATTGGAGAGTCGAACGCAACTAGGGTGCTCGTATCAATGCCGGAGAGCATCGTAGATAAATTCGAGTTCTACATGACAGAATTTTCTGATATTGTAGAGAACAAGGAGGCAACGAACCATTATGGACTAGATAATCTAAAAATGGTTCCTACTTGAGttgtacttgtaatttcaaacaatccatgactatttaaattttacgaTTCCTAATATATACTCTAATACCAAGATCGATTCTAAGTGTCTATATCCCCATCCTCATTgtactaaaaaaaatcaaaattagaatttcatttttaccATGATGAAACTAAGttataatatcacaacaaAGTGCTTGTccaaaaaatgacaattttttcttcctaagattaaaaaatatgaatgcaCTTATGGACGGACATACACGTGCTTAATGGATAAATGGTCACCAACCAATTTCAAGAGATAAGTAAGATactatgatgaaaataaataaataaatgaaggaATGGATGCTCAGGCACACAAaactgaatatttttatttaaaacaatgCTTTTTTCTATAATGATTATGcaatttaacaaatcaaatttgcaCAACTAGTTTGAAACTTATCATTAGCATCATTAagttcatcatcatcatcaactcCTTGATAACATTGTTTTTAATCTTTAGTGCTCTTTACTCCACAATGTTCATCCACAACCACAACCTccactttcttgttttttttttttttttcatatttaaaggagtttttggtgattttagcaaattaaagaaaattagaaaggagggtaaatttgctgatgattAGGGATGAATTTAGCAAAGAATGAGATTTTTAagttcttttgattttaaaattaacattataaaCGAAATATTTCCTTGTTGTAATTAGAGATGTTGCAAAAAACTTCGTAGCTGGTTTTGgtaaaaagtttgaaaagttcccttcaaaattttattaattggtAGAATTTTTAGCAAAATCAGCAACACAAAAACTCTGGTGAAATCAACGACGAGCTAATtatcaagtaaatatttttttcttgctaAATGTAAATTAGCAACATATTCCACTATTTTGCAAAAAGAATTGTGTTTTGTTAATCTATTATGTCTTGTAGTGAAAAACATACTAAAATTTATagtagaataataatttaagattgcatggaagaaaataaaaataaataaataaattacacgtatttgaaaaaaaataatatttaagaagAATTTATATGGCCAAAGACTATTCAATCGTATATataaagaagaagatgaaataattaaaaattatttttatttattaaaaaaaagtcaaaacacccattttcttttcttttcccaaTTTAGAAAGTCGAAAACTCATTTGACAAATTTCTacgaataatttattttaaaactgaaatatttgaagaagtaggaattaaagaatatatgtatagttaTATACTTTTCAtcagtattatatataaatatatattatttattattattattattatacactAGGTAGCTAGCTAGCCCACTACTAGCTACCTAGACCACTTTATAGATTCACATGAAAGatattctttttgaaattaaaatcctTAATATAAGACCCTACTTACGCATGCCCACATTCTTTCTTTaccttaattattaattaacgatttcttgcattattttattcttaatcaCAGTGTTCGTGGATGCTTACACCCTTTTCTTATgctttcattaataataattaaagtgataataaatttagttatacataatttaaatatatttttaattttcacaagaattttattacatacctcttatatttcattcattaattcaaatatatattcttattttctgacaaaaattttaaaattaaaaataaaacataaacaaacaagCTGTTATAAACGCCTCCTGCcttgtttgaatttgaggATTTTTGGTGGCAATTTCAGGAcagtttataataatttctatttttatgatgaaaataacttGTATAgaaagttataattaaatcaacttaatttgtaaagcaaaaatttaaaataaaaaaaaaaaagttgaagtttGAGTCTAAGGTGTAAAAGTTGATAGAGAGctgcttataatttttcaggcttagaaattaatttcagtcaaatagttttaaaacaaaaacactaTTTTCAACTCATTCTTATCAATAAGATGATAAGTGCTTATGTCTATACTGTAGAATTAATTTCGACgaaatgaaaaagatatatatggTAGAATCGTAACGATAGAACACGACCTTAATTAAAATGCGTACATTCGTCTCATACACTATGAGAATGGTAAGAAGAGACATAGTTCACATCACAGAGGGGCTATAACTAGAGATATCGTTATTTCCAGTACATAAGTTCTTGTAAGTTGGAGTTTTACGAATCTAGGTATTTATTatgcttttaaaaatattaacgtattgtgtatttaatattaaaataatatgttgatTGACCTTAAAATATcgatgtattttatttaaagaaaagaagaaaataaccaATAAATATCCAATAAATTAAGATTCTGATAGTCCAATTCGTCAAGTTGGCTAAGATTTTGTCGCTGACTCCCTCTTGATTCTCTGAGAAAAAGAAGtcaaattagaatatttgGCTTTTGTAAAATCGTGCTATCTGTCGGAGAAATCGCAATCCCATGTGGTGTATTATAATAGTTAAATGATGGGATGGTGCCACTTTGATCAACTTTCTTTCATTCATTTAAAACGAATTTATCTTCATCATCACCCTAATTGCTTTTTTACATGTAATGCTTCAcactttttcaaataatttatttaccacaaattataatattacgAAATAAGagcataatataattttttttaacccTAAATTCTGAATatctcaaatatataattcatatcaTATGAGAtgaggaatatatttttaggttaaattatatcattttagaCCAAATCATTCAAATGTGGCCCGGCccatatatattgtaaaattacaactgCAATTCTTGTGGGAttattgtgatatttttcagggagtatttgtgtaaattttcatttgaatacGTGAtgtagttataaattaaactaaaatctCATGGGTGTAGCTATaattttgcaagaaaaaaCGGACTGCTTGTGTGTTTTGGTCTAACCTCATGGGGTGTTCATGTAAtcaccctatttttttttacttaaattagaAAACCAAAGCCACTAACCTTCAATCACTACTTTTGGGAGTAGTGTGATTTGCGGCTCAATTGGTGGCCCATCGTATTAGATGTTACTCTCCTGATTTTGTATGAGGCTCATAATTTTATCTGAAAAAACAATCTCGTTAACGAGATGAGATATTGAAGTTCATAAATCGCTCAAgttcattttatttgtataacaTAGGTAAAATGAAGTAACAACTTTATTGGTCGAGTCCATAAACTTTATAGACACtacaaaaaatccaaaataaattaaagtaatacGTGTCACTTCATATTTGTacgtaaatttaattttggaccagtacattttttatttcactggAAAGAAACAAATAGCTGCATCTCatccttttttaatatatcagTAGGTAGTGATTACCTTCTTCATAtttccattaattaaaataaataaatagataattacattactctataaaattttgatataattatacatatattttatgtgatttgaaaaaatatttattttcataaaataaagaaattctttCGTTAATCAAACTTAGGGGTGATAATAGGACATGGGTGGATAATGGATCCTAAAACTTAGAAccctatttttatataatatatatatatatatatatatatatgtgtgatgGGGATATTATCAAAGCACGAAGGTCGAAGCGTATGGTCGCATGCTTAATCGCAAATCGGGGTGAACAGAGGACATTTAGGAGGTCGCGTGTTGTGGACGCATGGTTGATCGCGGATTGGAGTGTACAGAAGACATTAAGAAGATCGCACGGTGAGGTCGCTGGGTCGTTAGTGACCCATTGTGGCTTGATGACGTCTCTATCGGGTTGGGGTGACCCGGATCCGACCCGCAGATTAGACCGGACAGGTGTCATCCCTTTAAGCTGCTTAGTCATTGCATGCGTGACCATCGAAACGACACCTATCCCATGGTGGGCCCAGCCCTTCTCCTATAAATACTCTAACTTTCGAAGAGAGAAGGTACGAATTACACACATATCTTGATCGCATATTTAGATCGCATAGTTTTCCTTCGACCTTAGcctgacttaagcatcggagtgtCATCGTCGGGACGAACTCAACTAGCTTTGTTTTATTTCCAAATCACAGGTTCGGATCGGTGACGTGGGGAGGTCGTGGTCGAAGATCGTGACCGAACGTGGGAGGTCGTGGTCGAAGATCGTGACTGAACGTGGGAGGTCGTGGTCGAAGATCGTGACCAAATGTGGTCGAGCCGAATCAGTTTGGCGCCATATGTGGGAAcgattttggagataaaacaTAAAGCTTAAAAGATGGAATGGTCGGAAGGTAGTAGGCGGGCTATAGAGGAGACCCGGAGGGCGGGGAAAGAAAAGATAGTCCAATTGACACAGGGAGAGTTGCAACGAATGATGGAAGAAGCTAGTAGGAATGCCATCCTGGCGTACGAAAGAAGAACACAACctcttgaaaatgaaacaGCCAGGAGAAAGATAGTACGTGAAAGAGAAACCGAGCGGGCTTATGAAGGAATGAGTAGGAGAGCTCCCGAAAGGAGGCGCGCGGTCGCCCCTTCTGAAGTGGGGTCTAGCTCTCAAATTGGATGGCGGAGACGAGAACCCGCAATCTCGAGAGCGGATGTTGACAGTGTAGGTAGACAGATCCATCTACTGGGGAAACAGATTGATGAATTGAAGCGAAGAGGAGAATTAGTCACTCAGAACAAGAACTCACCATTCTGTAATAATATCTTGAGTGAGGTTGTAAACGCGGCTTTTAAGATGCCTGACTTGCCAAAGTACGATGGTTTAAAAGACCCGCAAGAGCATGTCTCTGCATTCGATTTGGTAATGAACCTTTATGGACAATCTGATTCCATAGAAGCAAAGTTATTCGTAACCACCTTAACAGGAAAGATGCAGGAGTGGTTCACAAGTTTGCCCGCTAGGAGCATTAAATCGCACGAACAGTTGGTACAgaagtttgtttttcattttgctagcaagaggaaacaaaaaagatcTGCAACGTATTTATTCACCATCAGGCAAAGGGATAATGAGACCTTGAAGAATTTCATGGGGAGATTCAATAATGAGACTTAGAGGTTTAAGATTTGAGAATTGACATGATGGTGAGTATCTTGATTCACGGGCTGAAAAAAGGACCTTTTGCTTCTGCTCTAGCTAGAGACCCACCCACCAATGTAGAGCAGTTAATGCGCCTGGTGCAGAAATACATAaatgaggaagaaatgaaCGTTATGAAAGATGGTGAATGGTTGGGAGGAAGCAGAGGTCGTGATCACGACCAAGGAAAAGAAGGGAGCAAGCAGAAGCTGGATCGAGGTCGAGATATGCAAGGACGCGAAGAAGAAAGACCTGCCCAACCAAAGTACCACAAGTACACGCCGTTGATTACCTCTAGAGAACAAGCGATGAAGATGATCGAGGATAACAGTCTGCTACAGTGGCCTAGTAGAGCTAGAACATCAGGCAGAAGGGATTCTAGGGAATATTGCAAGTTCCACAGAGATAGAGGACACGACACGGAAGATTGTCACCAATTGAAGGATGAGATCGAAAGATTAATCCGACAAGGGTACTTCAGAGAGATCGTGTTCGAGGCAAGAGATCGTGGTCAAATATCTCCAAGCAGGTCGCATGGCAGGTCATCGAGCAAGGACAGATAGGAGCTCGATAGCATAAAAGGAGATAAACGCTGTCGATAAAAAGGATGACTCGGGAAAGTGGGTACGcaagtatttttcttattttcataaGTGGATGTTAACTCTTGCAGGAAAAGTATTACTTTGCTTACATTGCAAATTATGGATTACGTATATAATTGCAATGTTTGAGAATATCTGCATCTATGTGACTGTTTGTATGAAATAAATAGCTCTTTTTTGAGTAACTTGCattgcaataaaataatacgCTAGCTGCAAAAGGTGTAACTGTGAAAAAAATCCTCCAAATACgtgacctgaaaaaggtgcgACCAGGCGTTTGAAGACCACTAATATGCAGCCTGAAAAAGGTGCGACCTAGTGTCTGAGAAAGACCATtcgatctgagaaagatcgCAGGATTTGCAAAAGATCACGGGATCTGAGAAAGATCACAGGATCTGCAAAAGATCACAagatctgagaaagatcatTCGATTTGGGAAAGATCGCAGGATCtggtgtctgaaaaagacccaGCAAATgcaacctgaaaaaggtgatCATgcgtctgaaaaagaccaacAATGTGCGATTTGGTGTCTGAAAAAAACCCAACAAATGCGACGTTTGGATTACGAGGGCTGACGTTTCGATTACCAAGAGACCGTTAGAACTTCAAACCTTAAGTGACGTAAGAAGATGGGAGATGCGACCCAGTGAACTATCATCCGACCTTCGTTAAAGAGATTTTAAACTTTTCCCAATgcaataaattacatttggaAGAAGTGGGGGAATTGTGATGGGGATGTTATCAAAGCACGAAGGTCGAAGCGTATGGTCGCATGCTTAATCGCAAATCGGGGTGAACAGAGGATATTTAGGAGGTCGCGTGTTGTGGACGCATGGTTGATCACGGATTGGAGTGTACAGAAGACATTAAGAGATCGCACGGTGAGGTCGCTGGGTCGTTAGTGACCCATTGTGGCTTGATGACGTCTCTATCGGGTTGGGGTGACCCGGATCCGACCCGCAGATTAGCCCGGACATGTGTCATCCTTTTAAGCTGCTTAGTCATTGCATGCGTGACCATGGAAACGACACCTATCCCATGGTGGGCCCAGCCCTTCTCCTATAAATACTCTAACTTTCGCAGAGAGAAGGTACGAATTACACACATATCTTGATCGCATATTTAGATCGCATAGTTTTCCTTCGACCTTAGcctgacttaagcatcggagtgtCGTCGTCAGGACGAACCCGACTggctttgttttattttcagatCACAGGTTTGGATTGGTGACGTGGGGAGGTCGTGGTCGAAGATCGTGACCAAACGTGGTCGAGCCggatcaatatatatattacttttcttCACTTATAACCCTGTTTTTCTCTTCCCTAAATAAGAATGTGCTAAAGTTTAAGCATTAATAAAAGActatatagttttatttattaatttttagatagTCGTTCAACAGttgatgaattaaaaaattatcttataatattaacgatgaagaagatgaagaaattgctattaatgtataattgcTATGCTGGCGGGGCGGGTTCTGGTCCATCAAACATGCTTCGTTGCTACACCTAGTCAAAATTCAGTAATTTTCtcgatattagcaaaaaaaattgaatgaaaatttttatttacctcGAATTGACTTACtactaacttattgtaggtcaaacaaatcttttctaaACCAAACTACTTTTATAACAATGAAGATTTACCTTTTGATATTCATTACcgtgtgaaaatgtataatagTTAGTTTGACTAGAAAAAAAGTGTTTAATCTGTAaaaagtcaataataagtcaatgaggggtaaatatcaataaattcagtgaattttaactaacagatGAATCTATTTGTcagataaaagtaaatattaagGATACTAATGAGagtttatcaaattataacaaaaattacgtataattaaatgaaaaaaggtaccccaaacaaaattaaactaatggTGGAGTGACGTATAAGATGGGCCCAAGAAGGAAATAGGAGCGGTGCGGCCCATTAACATGGTTGCATTGGGCTGTTTATACTCGGGACGTTTTAGTTAGGGGGCGCGACTGATTCATCCTCTGCTTCCTATATTACGGATGAGTTGGCTGCTAACTCAGATTCTCTTTCACATGTGGTCATTGATCTTTATAAGGAAAGTGAAGGGACCAATAggatttagagagagaatattCCTACACATCAActgatttttgaaaattcctGAGGTTTATAACGaaaaaccccaaaccccaaatCATGCAAGACATTTGTATTAGGGTTCTTCTGGGCCGCTATCTTCAGCTGTAGCTCCCTAACAGAAATCAAATTAGTGTTCTGAATTTTGAGATTGTTTACAGGTTTGTGGTTTACTTCGTGGTGCCTTTTACTTGTCGTTGCCTAGTTACTACGACAATTGTTTGTTCTTTGCCATGttggtttttaattattgatttgcTCTTTCCTTCGTTTGGTAAGATTTAATTTTCGCTCCGCAGCTTCcgaaaatttttgtttgacgattgatgcttttcttttatgtgtttttttgaTTTCTAGTATGATATTTGATAGTttgatgttattattttttcctgGCTTTGGTTTTTCATTCAGGTCAAATACTAAGAACAATGTGTTTATTTCAAATCTAAATGTTGCCTTTAAATTCCTTCCTGCTTTATgctttttattggaaaaaagtTTTTCATATACTTGATCTGATTACTACATTATTTGAGTTCTCtgctataataattttttgttgaaattatggTAATACTGAATGAGAATTTGAAAGTATGCGGCCTTCAAATACTTGGTTTTTGATTTAGTTAAGTCCACTTGACATAGTTATGTTAAGATGTTTGCTGTCGGCAACCCCATCGTATATTATTACGTAGTAACCTAATCTTTCAAGGGTACTAATAACATGATCATATATGATCTGTTTTTAAGTTTTGTGTTGATCACTTTGATTTCAGTACTTACAAGTTTTGGCTTTCCAATTTGCTAATGCAAAAACCTTCAACTTATCAGCAATTGTATTGTTGTTATATTTTCTGCTTTTCTTTCTACCGGTGACAAAGAGAAAGAAACCATGGCAAGGGAGATTGATGGGTGTTGAATCCACGAAAAATAATTCCTATGAATACTTTTATAGATGTGTAAGTAGGGTCGAATCTacagagattggttttaaattaattccttcaaaaatgaaaataattagggggagttttgattgtgaagaagaataaaaccaaaaagctaataaaattagaagagataaatataagagaagagtattccagttaaagacaggatcatgcttaattccacagtcgatcatagatgcaaagataataattattcataattgataaattggttatgaccattggtacgacctaatgACCCCacatttccttaccttgtggatagtcaagggACGTctgttgactaaatccctaatcagtaaacaaccttgggaacgtcctcaaaatttaatttagtaacaacattaagaattagaaaggcccaattctaaccaataaattcccacgaggatttatttaaattagattgtacattccccacaacataatcgaaaacttctacataatcaattatgttgtgttaccactagttattgaactaaataaacaattacgaatttgcaagttcaattggctaggcaaatattcttgacaatgaatcagattatttataataaaagcacagagaacaacacaaataccaatatgaataaaagtagaatgcataaattagatctcacaactcgttggatttaagcattcaccaagtcttcaatcGGAATAAGAAaactagctagacatgctaatggaagaacacatgaaaagaaaaataagaaaatattataaaaacgtagagaaatagaagagttcaaaagttgtctcttaaagtgaattacatcacctatttataatagctagatacctagttctattaggattagaagtagatttctagttgaactaaaagacttatagagataaaattataatattagttagactcttccttcatcagaggtagtccaagcagctccaaactcttgccaaaaattgagtttgagtcttgtttgaatttccattttgatgcttttctttattttccaattcttttgtcctaatgctgcaaaataatatttaattaggagcatttggtcacaaaataggctaaaatattatatgaaataagcacaaaatgcgatcctatcaGAGATGCTAGGGAATCCTTCTCATGATCAAGTTTTAGATGATACAACATGCATGTGCTCACAAGAAGAGTCACTGTCTCTTAAACCCAAATGGTACTtcacaaaagaagaaatagagGAATGTTCTCCATCAAGGAAGGCTGGTATCCATTTAGAGCATGAATCACATTTGCAGAAGTTATACTGTTCATACTTACAAGAACTTGGCATGGAGCTTAAAGTGTAAGCTTTGACATACTCTATGCTTTCTATTGTTTCTCTCAGTTATTTGCCTATGATGCCTACTGTGAATCCAATTTGAAACTTCGACATAATCTATGCtgtctatttttctctcacttcGTACTATATGATGCCTAATATGCATCCAGTTTGGTGTCATTCATTTCTTATTATTCTTGATCCTTCTTccaaatcgaaaaaaaaagGTAACTAAACCAGATCCTTTAGTTATGGCCATATCTGCTATcgttatattaatatttgatagtGATGAAATTTGAGTTAGTACGTTTGAGAATAATCTCATCATATTTGCCAAAAAGAAATCTTAAGATGTGGCACGTGCATTTTATATGCATCTGGTTAtacaaatagaaatttttgtGCTCGATTTCGGTGTTCTTGGTGTCTCATTGGTGTTCTCTGAAGtcttaacttttttatatcatCTTTGAATGTAATACATTACTGTGATGTACTCTTTTTAATCCTTGTTTCTATATGAATTTTTCTCCTAGTTGCCAATCTTTTAGCTGTGTttgagattttaattttttttgcttaacTTTCAGGCCCCAAGTGACCATAGCTACCACAATTATGTTATGCCATCGATTTTATATGCATCAGTCTCATACAAATAACCATTGGCAGGTAGAAGTGATTATCCTTCATCCTGTTCTTTGCTGTTTATAAAGTGATCTCTTTTTAGGCAAGCATGTTCTGCTGTGTAGGCTGTGTTGTCTCATAAGAAGTTTTACAATCTTAGATCATCTATTTGAACAAATTTTCACCTAGctgtcaaaatatatatggaatgTAAGCATTTTGAATTCATGATCTGGAAAAACTAATGAGTGGTCTTTGAATCCATAAAGTCCAGCGACAACTATGGGGATCttttatttgagatttattagaattcaaaatatagaaagtgATGATAAACATGTCTTGTTCTAGAAACCTCTCTAGATTCTTGCTACTCTTTTTCTGATGCTCATGATGAGTGTCGACGCTATTTTACAGGCAATGGCAAATGCTAGCATGTTCTTGACCTGCAAACCAGAAGACACACCAAGTTGGCTGAAAGATCTCACTGTTATGGCTTATAAGTTAATGTATAGGTGGGATCCTTCAGCTCAAGAAAAGAT
The window above is part of the Sesamum indicum cultivar Zhongzhi No. 13 linkage group LG7, S_indicum_v1.0, whole genome shotgun sequence genome. Proteins encoded here:
- the LOC105166282 gene encoding omega-hydroxypalmitate O-feruloyl transferase (The sequence of the model RefSeq protein was modified relative to this genomic sequence to represent the inferred CDS: added 8 bases not found in genome assembly); amino-acid sequence: MLSSPELPDCIYEHQPTLVHPITPTPHHTLYLSNLDDQKFLRFSIKYLYAFRKSVDKQALKHSLSRLLVHYYPLAGRLRRCVEGDDHKLEIHCNGEGAVFAEANMDLSAEQFLELARKPNRSLRKLLYRVEAPGFLDIPPLVIQVTSLRCGGMILCTAINHCFCDGIGTSQFLHAWAHMTNQSDSSELPIPPFHSRHVLKPRSPPQVTFSHPGFTKIATDEFNSQTGPNISKYLQSQPLVPVSITFSPSQVLHLKRQCVPSLKCTTFEVLASHTWRCWVKSLGLPLSIPVKLLFSVNIRNKLSNKMPQGYYGNGFVLACVGAKVKELVAPNLHNGVKLVQHAKSTITHDYIQSMVDLLEDKTIITDISTSLVISQWSKLGLEELDFGEGKPLHMGPLTSDIYCLFLPIIGESNATRVLVSMPESIVDKFEFYMTEFSDIVENKEATNHYGLDNLKMVPT